The following proteins are encoded in a genomic region of Mahella australiensis 50-1 BON:
- a CDS encoding redox-sensing transcriptional repressor Rex has translation MRIVAKEEGKVSDAVVRRLPRYYRYVRELMRNGVTRVSSAELSKRMGLTASQIRQDFNCFGGFGQQGYGYNVEELYEQLTRILGLDEQYNTIIIGAGNIGQAIANYTDFEKDGFILQALFDINPRLIGLAIRGIEIRDIDELGAFVQQHPIDIAIIATPRAKAQEVADMVVRYGIKAIWNFAPVDIVVPSDVVIENVHLSDSLYTLSYKIKELRSDPD, from the coding sequence ATGCGTATCGTGGCTAAGGAGGAAGGTAAGGTTTCCGATGCGGTCGTCAGGCGCTTGCCCAGGTACTACAGATATGTACGCGAGCTTATGCGCAACGGGGTAACTCGCGTATCGTCTGCAGAGTTGAGCAAAAGGATGGGGCTGACTGCCTCGCAAATACGCCAGGATTTTAATTGCTTTGGCGGTTTTGGGCAGCAGGGCTACGGTTATAACGTCGAGGAACTCTACGAGCAGTTGACAAGAATATTGGGGCTAGATGAGCAATATAATACTATAATAATAGGAGCTGGGAATATAGGCCAGGCTATAGCCAATTATACCGATTTCGAGAAGGATGGTTTTATATTGCAAGCGTTATTTGATATAAACCCGCGGTTAATAGGGCTGGCTATAAGGGGTATTGAAATCCGCGATATAGATGAGCTTGGAGCATTTGTGCAGCAACATCCAATAGATATAGCCATAATAGCTACGCCCAGGGCGAAGGCGCAGGAAGTGGCCGATATGGTGGTTAGATACGGTATAAAAGCTATATGGAACTTCGCTCCTGTGGATATAGTGGTGCCGTCCGATGTAGTAATAGAGAATGTCCATCTCAGCGATAGCTTATATACGCTTTCGTATAAGATAAAAGAATTGAGGAGTGATCCAGATTGA
- a CDS encoding PRC-barrel domain-containing protein, whose protein sequence is MKASHQIIGLPVISAQEGIEAGNIKELLIDPQKRAVRFAVVDDGQWYFGANIVDISDILGIGDDAIVIKSRDAIKKITEVEEAVRLVKVEPPLLGQIVMTHKGKIVGTVEEYFVHEDNGHLLGCRIQSSSETEDADFVPDDNILTYGTKAVVIKLPHEEESAAEERQPEVEIGQEAAASDGKEQYKNVFIERQKAFLIGRRVTKDINDMDGKIIISKDTMLDEEIIEIAAQAGKLVELTMNSRP, encoded by the coding sequence TTGAAAGCGAGCCATCAGATTATAGGGTTGCCGGTTATATCAGCTCAAGAGGGTATTGAAGCTGGCAATATAAAAGAGCTCCTAATAGATCCTCAAAAGAGGGCGGTGCGTTTTGCAGTGGTAGATGATGGACAATGGTACTTTGGTGCAAATATAGTGGATATAAGCGATATACTTGGTATAGGAGATGATGCCATTGTTATAAAAAGCCGCGATGCTATAAAGAAGATAACTGAGGTAGAAGAAGCGGTTCGACTGGTTAAAGTTGAGCCGCCCTTATTAGGTCAGATTGTAATGACGCATAAGGGCAAAATCGTAGGTACTGTAGAAGAATATTTCGTACATGAGGATAACGGCCATTTATTGGGCTGCCGGATTCAATCATCATCGGAAACTGAGGATGCAGATTTTGTGCCTGATGACAACATATTGACGTATGGAACCAAGGCTGTGGTTATAAAGTTGCCGCACGAAGAAGAGAGTGCTGCTGAAGAAAGGCAGCCGGAGGTTGAAATCGGGCAGGAAGCCGCTGCTTCTGATGGGAAAGAACAATATAAAAATGTCTTTATAGAGCGTCAGAAAGCTTTTTTAATAGGTAGACGCGTTACAAAAGATATAAATGATATGGATGGCAAGATAATAATATCCAAGGATACGATGCTGGATGAAGAAATTATAGAGATTGCTGCCCAAGCGGGCAAACTAGTAGAACTTACCATGAATAGCAGGCCATGA
- a CDS encoding VanW family protein encodes MSVQASSVPVHKKKTWIIWWIIVFVLLVIAGAAAGIGMANIKGILDAQTFYWNVSVDGIDLTGMTKDQAMAIIGQARQADLDKIKLQLQYQDKSWGFDYKDIAASYDVEQQIEKAYAVGRQGNAIERLKEIYTVKQQGAAFHTTFTYDISLLKDDVEAIAKELEIKPVDATVKFTPNVSAANRFKFTEERIGRKMDVDKAMEALSAAVKNNRYEPIELVVNKVQPKVFVNDLKKATSLVAEFSTPLGNSTPDRVTNIRLASGAFNGEVVQPGEVFSINEATGERTRAKGYRDAKVFKEGGKVIEDDLAGGVCQVSSTLYNAVLMSGLEIVERYHHSRQTSYIDLGRDATISYGAADFKFKNNRKTPVFLERTVANGKLTVRIYGEPLPNGQRIAIRSEIYDVVPAPAPKMIVDKTLKPGEKVEEVVGTDGYRTRTYKIVYDKNGRRLSSTVITKDYYKPIQGVIRYNPEKPQPQPETDQ; translated from the coding sequence ATGTCCGTACAGGCTTCGAGTGTTCCCGTTCACAAGAAAAAAACGTGGATAATATGGTGGATTATAGTATTTGTTTTGCTTGTAATTGCCGGTGCCGCGGCCGGCATAGGTATGGCCAATATAAAGGGAATACTGGATGCTCAAACGTTTTATTGGAATGTCAGCGTAGATGGGATAGACCTGACGGGTATGACAAAGGATCAAGCTATGGCGATCATAGGTCAGGCAAGACAAGCTGACTTAGACAAGATAAAGCTTCAATTACAATATCAGGATAAATCATGGGGGTTTGATTATAAAGATATAGCGGCCAGTTATGATGTGGAACAACAGATCGAAAAGGCTTATGCTGTAGGCCGACAAGGCAATGCTATTGAAAGATTAAAGGAAATATACACTGTAAAGCAACAAGGGGCAGCATTTCATACTACATTTACCTATGATATTTCTTTGCTTAAAGATGATGTAGAGGCAATAGCCAAAGAACTCGAGATAAAGCCGGTGGACGCTACCGTGAAGTTTACGCCGAATGTATCAGCGGCTAATCGTTTTAAGTTTACCGAAGAACGGATCGGACGCAAAATGGATGTTGATAAAGCTATGGAGGCTTTATCGGCGGCAGTAAAGAATAACCGATATGAGCCTATAGAATTGGTAGTTAACAAAGTACAGCCAAAGGTTTTCGTGAATGACTTAAAAAAGGCTACATCGCTTGTGGCAGAGTTCTCTACTCCACTTGGTAACAGCACTCCAGACAGGGTGACCAATATAAGGCTTGCATCGGGTGCTTTTAACGGAGAGGTAGTTCAACCCGGAGAGGTTTTCTCGATAAATGAGGCAACCGGTGAGCGTACTCGAGCCAAAGGATACAGGGATGCTAAAGTGTTTAAGGAGGGCGGTAAAGTAATCGAGGATGATCTTGCCGGTGGAGTATGTCAGGTCTCATCTACGCTATACAATGCCGTGCTTATGTCGGGTTTGGAGATAGTAGAACGCTATCATCATTCTCGTCAAACATCCTATATAGATCTGGGCCGCGATGCTACTATAAGCTACGGAGCAGCTGATTTTAAGTTTAAGAACAACCGCAAAACACCGGTGTTTCTTGAGCGTACGGTGGCTAATGGTAAATTAACGGTTAGAATATACGGAGAACCGTTACCTAACGGGCAACGCATAGCTATACGCTCGGAGATCTACGATGTAGTGCCGGCGCCGGCGCCCAAGATGATAGTCGATAAGACGCTAAAGCCAGGCGAGAAGGTAGAAGAGGTGGTGGGCACCGATGGGTATCGCACACGGACATACAAGATAGTGTATGATAAAAATGGAAGGAGATTATCATCTACTGTTATAACTAAAGATTATTATAAGCCTATACAGGGTGTTATACGATATAATCCTGAAAAACCGCAACCTCAACCGGAAACGGATCAATAA
- a CDS encoding Lrp/AsnC family transcriptional regulator, which produces MTELENNILEILSDDHRVTAEQISAMLDVDVKDVEATIKALEDRGVIVKYNTIINWEKTDREFVTALIEVKVVPQRDQGFDVIAERIYRFPEVQSVYLMSGDYDLAVTVEGKTMKDIAYFVAERLSPLESVLSTATHFILKKYKVEGIILEDHEQDHRLAVSP; this is translated from the coding sequence ATGACTGAATTAGAAAATAATATCTTGGAAATTCTATCTGATGATCATAGGGTTACTGCTGAGCAAATATCAGCTATGCTCGATGTTGATGTAAAAGATGTAGAGGCTACTATAAAAGCATTGGAAGATCGAGGCGTGATAGTGAAATATAATACTATCATAAATTGGGAGAAAACCGATAGGGAGTTCGTTACGGCACTTATAGAGGTTAAGGTAGTGCCTCAGAGGGATCAAGGATTTGACGTGATAGCCGAACGCATCTATCGTTTTCCCGAAGTGCAATCAGTATATTTGATGTCTGGCGATTACGATTTGGCAGTTACGGTAGAAGGTAAGACCATGAAGGATATTGCCTATTTTGTAGCTGAGAGATTATCGCCGCTGGAGTCGGTGCTGAGTACAGCAACACACTTTATATTGAAGAAATATAAAGTTGAAGGTATCATACTGGAAGATCACGAACAGGATCACAGACTGGCGGTGAGTCCGTGA
- a CDS encoding aminotransferase class I/II-fold pyridoxal phosphate-dependent enzyme, which yields MNIKDMISPVIRDMPPSGIRRFFDLVDEIEGAVSLGVGEPDFITPWHIREASIHSLEEGYTHYTSNWGLPSLRREIARYLSHRFNVTYSPEDQIIVTVGASEAIDLALRAIVTTDDEVLVPEPSYVSYMPCVEMAGGRVVPIVTKAEDEFRLTAQALRETITPRTKALILPYPNNPTGGIMLRSDLEAIADALKDTDILVLSDEIYAELTYGDTTHVSIASLPGMEERTVVISGFSKAFAMTGWRVGYAAGHKDIIAAMVKIHQYTMLCAPIMSQIAATEALRAGYNDGYEDIKRMHREYDRRRRLMVKSFNDMGLECFEPRGAFYVFPSIQRTGMSSDEFCERLLQEQKVAVVPGNAFGASGEGFIRCSYAYSIDALTEALKRIKAFAEKYVR from the coding sequence GTGAATATAAAGGATATGATATCTCCGGTTATCAGAGATATGCCACCTTCAGGTATAAGGCGTTTTTTCGATTTGGTAGACGAGATCGAAGGAGCAGTATCCTTGGGTGTAGGTGAACCGGACTTTATAACGCCATGGCATATAAGAGAGGCCAGCATACATTCTTTGGAAGAGGGTTACACGCATTATACATCCAACTGGGGATTACCTAGCCTGCGCAGAGAGATCGCGCGTTACCTATCCCATCGCTTTAACGTCACTTATAGCCCTGAGGACCAGATAATCGTTACTGTAGGGGCCAGCGAGGCTATAGACCTGGCATTGAGAGCGATAGTGACCACAGACGATGAGGTATTGGTTCCTGAGCCCTCCTATGTGTCTTATATGCCTTGTGTGGAGATGGCGGGCGGTCGCGTGGTGCCCATAGTGACCAAGGCTGAGGATGAGTTCCGTCTTACAGCACAGGCATTGCGGGAGACTATAACGCCCCGTACCAAAGCGCTTATACTGCCTTATCCTAATAATCCTACCGGGGGAATAATGCTGCGTTCCGATCTTGAGGCTATAGCTGATGCATTGAAGGATACTGATATACTCGTATTATCGGATGAGATATATGCAGAACTTACATATGGCGATACAACGCATGTCAGCATAGCGTCTTTGCCGGGTATGGAAGAAAGAACGGTAGTTATAAGTGGATTTTCCAAGGCTTTTGCTATGACGGGATGGCGTGTCGGCTATGCGGCCGGGCATAAGGATATAATAGCAGCTATGGTCAAGATACATCAATACACCATGCTCTGCGCACCTATTATGAGCCAAATAGCCGCAACAGAAGCGCTGCGGGCCGGTTATAATGATGGCTATGAAGATATAAAACGCATGCATAGGGAGTATGACAGGCGGCGGAGACTTATGGTTAAAAGCTTTAATGATATGGGGTTAGAGTGCTTTGAGCCCAGAGGCGCGTTTTACGTGTTTCCGTCTATACAGCGTACTGGTATGAGCAGCGATGAATTTTGCGAAAGGCTGTTGCAGGAACAAAAGGTGGCTGTTGTACCGGGTAATGCTTTCGGTGCTAGTGGAGAAGGTTTCATACGTTGTTCCTATGCTTATTCTATAGATGCGTTGACAGAAGCGTTAAAGCGCATCAAAGCATTTGCTGAAAAATATGTGCGTTAA
- a CDS encoding NAD(P)H-dependent flavin oxidoreductase, whose translation MKLPKLRIGNLIARIPIIQGGMGVGISLSGLASAVANEGGIGVISGTAVGFREPDFRLHYRASSIKGLKEEIRKAREYSPDGIIGLNLLSAMTNFAELAKAAVEEGIDIIFAGAGLPMRLPEVTKGTDTKAVPIVSSARAAVLICKNWDNKYSVVPDAIVVEGPLAGGHLGYSAKQLDNIDDIDVEDIALDVKKNLVPFEQKYDKHIPVVVAGGIYDGNDIARVLAKGLDGVQMATRFVATDECDADERFKMAYVNAKKEDIIYIQSPVGLVGRAIRNKFLDDVAMGIKKPIRCQYNCLKTCDPKASPYCIADALLNARQGDLDNGFAFAGANVYRIDRIVSVKELINELVESAEAALDEMAKLIESNTV comes from the coding sequence ATGAAATTACCCAAACTGAGGATAGGAAATTTAATAGCCAGGATACCGATTATACAGGGTGGAATGGGCGTTGGTATATCGCTGTCAGGATTGGCGTCGGCTGTAGCTAATGAGGGCGGCATAGGCGTCATATCGGGTACTGCAGTAGGATTTCGTGAGCCCGATTTTAGGTTGCATTATCGTGCTTCATCGATAAAAGGCCTTAAAGAAGAGATACGCAAGGCGCGAGAGTACAGCCCTGATGGAATAATAGGGTTAAATCTTTTGTCTGCTATGACCAACTTTGCTGAACTGGCTAAAGCTGCAGTGGAAGAGGGTATAGACATAATATTTGCGGGAGCAGGTCTGCCAATGCGCCTGCCCGAGGTCACAAAAGGCACTGATACCAAGGCTGTTCCTATAGTATCATCGGCCAGAGCTGCGGTACTTATATGTAAAAATTGGGATAATAAATATAGCGTTGTACCTGACGCTATAGTTGTCGAGGGTCCTTTAGCAGGTGGACATCTTGGTTATTCTGCCAAACAGCTGGATAATATTGATGATATTGATGTGGAAGATATTGCATTGGACGTAAAGAAAAACCTTGTGCCATTTGAACAAAAATATGATAAGCATATACCGGTAGTGGTGGCTGGTGGTATATATGACGGAAATGATATAGCACGAGTGCTGGCTAAAGGATTGGATGGCGTGCAGATGGCCACGCGTTTTGTGGCGACTGATGAATGTGATGCTGATGAACGATTTAAGATGGCTTATGTAAATGCAAAAAAAGAGGACATAATATATATACAAAGTCCAGTGGGGCTTGTGGGCAGGGCTATTAGGAATAAATTTCTGGATGATGTGGCTATGGGCATAAAGAAACCCATACGCTGCCAGTACAATTGTTTAAAGACATGTGATCCAAAAGCGTCGCCATATTGCATAGCCGATGCATTATTAAATGCCAGGCAGGGTGATTTGGATAATGGTTTTGCTTTTGCGGGGGCCAATGTATATAGGATAGACCGCATAGTATCGGTAAAAGAGCTCATAAACGAGCTGGTGGAATCGGCGGAGGCAGCGCTGGATGAAATGGCAAAGCTTATCGAGAGCAATACAGTATAA
- a CDS encoding L-fucose/L-arabinose isomerase family protein has product MRSTPIGIVMMNDARPHVYNLNNAENMAVVHGWADVIRQRFKNVDGSSPEVITASETITGVRVAQKIGEELRRANCRQVIMCYNVWDFPYLVWPFINSLGRDVPILSLSNNNGQYPGNVGLLATDGALRQAGIRTHRIVGDMNDQSTQDQVLDWLRASEAYTTMHNEVYGIYGGPSMGMDTGYFHLVPNVKTFGTNVFFVDQLLLLKKMEKEVDEAEVEKGFKWFNDLLGDRILYDGHMLTPETLKTQIRLYLAMKLVNEEEGFDFCGLKGQRELTENVCLGDIAEMLMNDPYDWNGSKEPMVCATEGDSYAAMTMQLLKYISGGLPTLFMDVRLYHPELDIWDWCNSGNHSSYYANYSMNAADNFKKLTLHPALEFYFKAGGASVAFDAGPAQMTFARLGLWDDKPFMVIMAGENVELPAEQRKAINAQTDPTWPHVHARVHGNFQEFLNVFPANHVLGVKGNYVRALNYLCEIIGIPSIILGPEGQQRLKPIWEMMN; this is encoded by the coding sequence ATGCGTTCCACACCCATTGGCATAGTAATGATGAACGACGCGCGCCCACATGTATATAATCTCAACAACGCCGAAAATATGGCTGTTGTGCATGGCTGGGCCGATGTAATTCGCCAGCGTTTTAAAAACGTCGATGGATCCTCACCGGAAGTAATAACTGCTTCGGAAACCATCACCGGCGTGCGGGTTGCACAGAAAATAGGCGAGGAATTACGCCGAGCCAATTGTCGCCAGGTAATCATGTGCTACAATGTATGGGATTTCCCGTATCTGGTATGGCCCTTCATCAATTCTCTGGGTAGAGATGTACCGATATTAAGCCTTTCTAACAACAATGGCCAGTATCCGGGAAATGTCGGCCTTTTGGCTACCGATGGCGCTTTGCGCCAGGCTGGTATACGCACCCACCGGATAGTAGGTGATATGAATGATCAAAGCACTCAAGATCAGGTACTAGATTGGCTGCGCGCCAGTGAAGCTTATACCACGATGCATAATGAGGTATACGGCATATACGGCGGTCCGTCTATGGGCATGGATACAGGCTATTTTCACCTTGTCCCCAACGTCAAGACATTTGGCACTAATGTATTTTTCGTGGATCAATTGCTGTTGCTTAAAAAGATGGAGAAAGAGGTCGATGAGGCTGAGGTTGAGAAGGGCTTCAAATGGTTTAACGACCTCTTAGGCGATCGTATATTGTATGATGGCCATATGCTGACGCCGGAAACATTGAAAACACAGATACGCCTTTACCTGGCCATGAAGCTGGTGAATGAAGAGGAAGGTTTCGATTTTTGCGGGCTTAAAGGCCAAAGAGAGCTTACTGAAAACGTATGCCTGGGCGATATAGCCGAGATGCTGATGAACGATCCGTACGATTGGAACGGCTCGAAAGAGCCTATGGTATGTGCCACTGAGGGGGATTCATATGCAGCTATGACAATGCAGCTTTTAAAATATATAAGCGGTGGCCTGCCCACATTATTCATGGATGTGCGTTTATATCATCCTGAATTGGATATTTGGGATTGGTGTAATTCAGGCAATCACTCTAGCTATTATGCCAACTACAGCATGAATGCCGCTGATAACTTTAAGAAGCTGACATTGCATCCGGCGCTTGAGTTCTACTTCAAAGCCGGCGGAGCATCTGTGGCATTCGACGCCGGACCCGCTCAGATGACATTTGCGCGATTGGGCTTATGGGATGACAAACCATTTATGGTTATAATGGCTGGAGAGAATGTAGAACTTCCTGCCGAGCAACGCAAAGCTATAAATGCTCAAACTGATCCCACCTGGCCGCACGTCCATGCACGTGTGCACGGCAATTTCCAGGAATTTTTGAATGTATTCCCCGCTAATCATGTTCTGGGTGTAAAAGGCAACTATGTACGCGCCTTAAACTATCTATGCGAGATCATAGGCATTCCGTCTATAATACTTGGACCGGAAGGCCAGCAACGTTTAAAGCCTATATGGGAGATGATGAATTAA